Proteins from a single region of Nerophis ophidion isolate RoL-2023_Sa linkage group LG08, RoL_Noph_v1.0, whole genome shotgun sequence:
- the pms2 gene encoding mismatch repair endonuclease PMS2 encodes MKKMTDVCSEPARAIKAIDKHSVHQICSGQVVLTLATAVKELVENSIDAGATNVDVKLKEHGIELVEVSDNGKGVEEANFEALTLKHHTSKLRDFSDLIHVDTFGFRGEALSSLCALSELSVVTCHESSPVGTKLVFDHKGHLVQRLPHPRQQGTTVSLQQLFLTLPVRHKEFQRNIKREFTKMVNVLQSYCIISTGVRITCSNQSGQGKRNTVVSTSGSQNMRDNIGAIFGTKQLQNLLHFHQVSPTENVVEEYGLKSAELPEKLFSITGLVSQADHGVGRSATDRQYFFVNRRPCDPHKVNKLVNEVYHMYNRHQYPFVALNIEVASECVDVNVTPDKRQIFLQEEKLLLAILKSSLISMFETGVNKLSLNSGLIPSNMTASKMHISPSDENMPEPEENQTPVMQSTKAFLNLAGLKAAFSSNSSNVSMKSSNSGPKQKTLQSFFNDTVKSPTCNLSIKSPSEPTRDLNTPYSSVRRSVVDGFRYGKVSSCSDSDSKNMVLSSCDISPSLCDQKNDMETLTIENEASMTKSHQVLQEMELQSDSTTYSEHLPVSPDLKRARIESSGSPSEKKSVSMDVPVCLQRRTVPHYFSLQELAQKIRRLQDQKQKACEELCYRRFRAKINPGENQSAEEELKKAISKDMFKDMEIVGQFNLGFIITKLNSDIFMIDQHATDEKYNFEMLEQHTVLQGQKLIAPQKLQLTAVNECILMENIDIFKKNGFEFLIDEDAQVMERVKLVSLPTSKNWTFGPADIEELIFMLSDSPGVMCRPSRVRQMFASRACRKSVMIGTALSTSEMKKLVLHMSEIEQPWNCPHGRPTMRHLVNLDIISQE; translated from the exons ATGAAGAAGATGACAGACGTTTG ctcggAACCTGCTAGAGCCATTAAAGCCATTGACAAGCACTCAGTGCATCAAATCTGCTCAGGACAGGTGGTGCTGACTTTGGCCACCGCAGTTAAAGAACTGGTAGAAAACAGCATTGATGCTGGAGCTACCAACGTTG ATGTCAAGCTGAAGGAGCATGGAATAGAACTAGTGGAAGTGTCCGATAATGGAAAAGGAGTAGAGGAAGCTAATTTTGAAGCATTAA CGTTAAAACATCACACTTCAAAATTGAGAGACTTTTCTGATCTTATCCACGTGGACACATTTGGCTTCAGAGGTGAAGCCCTCAGCTCATTATGTGCTCTGAG TGAGCTTAGTGTGGTGACATGCCATGAGTCCAGCCCTGTCGGGACCAAACTGGTGTTTGACCACAAAGGTCACTTGGTTCAGCGACTGCCTCATCCCCGGCAGCAAGGCACCACAGTCAGCCTGCAGCAACTCTTCCTAACTCTGCCTGTTCGACACAAGGAGTTCCAGCGCAATATTAAGAGG GAGTTTACCAAAATGGTGAACGTGTTGCAGTCCTACTGCATCATCTCCACAGGAGTGCGCATTACCTGCTCCAACCAAAGTGGACAAGGGAAGCGCAACACAGTCGTTAGCACAAGCGGCAGTCAAAATATGAGAGACAACATAGGAGCAATATTTGGGACCAAACAG CTTCAGAACCTTCTACATTTTCACCAAGTGTCCCCAACTGAAAATGTCGTGGAAGAATATGGACTTAAGAGTGCAGAACTCCCTGAAAAGCTCTTTAG CATTACAGGGCTTGTGTCACAAGCCGACCATGGTGTTGGAAGAAGTGCCACAGACAGACAATACTTTTTCGTAAACAGGCGACCCTGTGACCCACATAAG GTGAATAAACTTGTCAATGAGGTTTATCACATGTACAACAGGCATCAGTATCCATTTGTCGCCCTGAATATAGAGGTTGCTTCAG AGTGTGTGGATGTGAACGTAACGCCAGACAAGCGGCAGATCTTCCTTCAGGAGGAGAAACTCTTGTTGGCTATCCTTAAGTCTTCTCTAATTAGCATGTTTGAAACTGGTGTGAATAAACTCAGCCTGAACAGTGGTCTCATACCCAGCAACA TGACTGCATCCAAAATGCATATATCTCCATCTGATGAAAACATGCCAGAACCTGAAGAAAACCAGACACCAGTGATGCAGAGCACAAAGGCATTCCTAAATCTGGCTGGTTTGAAGGCTGCTTTTTCAAGTAACAGTTCAAATGTTTCGATGAAATCCAGCAACAGTGGCCCAAAGCAGAAAACCCTTCAGTCTTTTTTCAACGACACTGTAAAATCCCCGACCTGCAATCTAAGTATAAAATCTCCTTCAGAGCCCACACGGGACTTAAACACACCTTACTCCTCGGTGAGGAGATCAGTTGTAGATGGGTTCAGGTATGGCAAGGTTTCTTCTTGCAGTGATAGTGACTCTAAAAACATGGTTCTGTCTAGCTGTGACATCAGTCCTTCATTATGTGATCAGAAGAATGACATGGAAACACTTACAATCGAAAATGAAGCCTCAATGACGAAAAGCCATCAGGTTCTCCAGGAGATGGAACTACAGAGTGATTCTACCACTTACAGTGAGCACTTACCTGTTAGTCCAGATCTTAAGAGGGCTAGGATAGAGAGTTCAGGTTCCCCCTCAGAGAAAAAGTCTGTGTCCATGGACGTTCCAGTCTGCTTACAAAGAAGGACGGTGCCTCACTACTTCTCCTTGCAAGAACTAGCACAGAAGATAAGGAGGTTGCAGGACCAAAAGCAAAAAGCCTGCGAGGAGCTTTGCTACCGACGCTTCCGGGCCAAAATCAACCCAGGAGAAAACCAAAGTGCAGAGGAAGAGCTAAAAAAGGCAATCAG CAAAGACATGTTCAAAGACATGGAGATTGTTGGACAGTTTAATTTGGGCTTTATCATCACCAAGCTCAACTCGGACATCTTCATGATCGACCAGCATGCCACCGATGAGAAATACAACTTTGAGATGCTGGAGCAACATACTGTGCTCCAAGGACAAAAACTCATAGC CCCTCAGAAACTTCAGCTTACTGCTGTCAATGAGTGTATACTCATGGAAAACAttgatattttcaaaaaaaatggcTTTGAATTTCTGATTGATGAAGATG CTCAGGTGATGGAAAGGGTCAAGTTGGTATCTCTGCCCACAAGCAAGAATTGGACATTTGGCCCAGCAGACATTGAGGAGTTGATCTTCATGTTGAGTGACAGCCCAGGGGTCATGTGTCGACCATCGCGTGTCAGGCAGATGTTCGCCTCCAGGGCTTGTCGGAAATCT GTGATGATCGGCACAGCACTGAGTACCAGCGAGATGAAGAAACTTGTGCTTCACATGAGTGAGATTGAGCAGCCGTGGAACTGTCCTCACGGCAGACCCACTATGAGACACCTGGTCAACTTGGACATCATCTCACAAGAATGA